Genomic segment of Solidesulfovibrio fructosivorans JJ]:
GGCCGAACCGCGACCCGTCGTGGCCGGGCTGGCCGAATACTTCCCGGCCGATGACCTCGTTGGCCGACAGGTGGTGCTCGTGGCCAACCTCAAGCCGCGAAAGCTGCGCGGGGCCGTCTCCCACGGCATGATTCTGGCCGTCAAACACGAGGGCGGCATGGCCCTTCTGACGCCGTCCGCCCCGGTCGCGCCGGGCAACCGCGTTTCGTAACGCGCCTCCCACTCCGGCGAAAAACCACGGGAACCCGCGCGGGGATTGACTTGCGCCCCTCGTGTGCTACGAGCCGGTGAAACAATTATGGCTGTTTCGCGTCGCGGGCCGGCGTCCGAGGGGGATGCCGGCCTTGTGTTGCACACGCGGGCGGCACGTTCGGGAGAGGGGTCATGCGCATGTCCTTACAGCTGCGTCTGACCATCGGCACCATCATCGGTTTCTTCCTGGTGGTGCTGGTGGCAAGCGGCGTGTCTTTCTGGCGTCTTTCCGATCTGGCCGACCAGGCCGGTGCCACCCTGTCCCGGACCCAGGCCGACCTCGGGCAAAACGCCAATCCCGCCGTGCGCGACGACCTGCGCGCCCTGGCCCGGCGTCTCGACGCCCTGCCCGCCGAAACCGCTTCGGTTTCGGCCCTGGCTTCCATCCTCGCCGCCGTCCTTTTGGCGGCTCTTTTTTTATGGACCATAAACCGCTCCCTCATGCGGCCCCTCGAGCGGCTGGCCGCCTATGCCAAAAGCGTGGGCGGCGGCAAGGCCGCGCCCCTGGCCGACGACGGCCGGTTCATCGGCCGCCTGGGCCTGCTCAAGGACAGCCTGGAGGCCATGGTCCGGATCATGGAGGAACGGCTGGCCCTGGCCAAGGCCAAAGCCGCCGAGGTCGAAGCGGCCGCTGACGCCGCCGAGCAGGCTTCGCGCGAGGCCACCCGGGCGGGCAAGAAGGACGAGACCCGGCGCATGGGCATGCTGGCCGCCGGCGAAACCCTGGAAGGCGTGGCCGATTCCATCAAGAAAGCCACGGCCGACCTGCGGGGCGAGGCCAAGGAGGTCAGCCTCGGGGCCGAGGAGCAAAAGACCTGCATCGACGATACGGCCGCCTCGGTGTCCGTCATGTTCGACTCCACCGTGGCCGTGGCCAAAAGCGCCGAGATGGCCGCGGAAGCCGCCGAGCAGGCGCGAAGCCAGGCCACGGACGGGGCGGCCGTGGTGGACGATTCCGTGGCCGCCATCGGCGAAGTCAGCACGCTGACCGCGTCGCTTACGGCCAACATGGCCGAACTGGGCCGTCAGGCCGAGTCCATCGGGGAGGTCATGACCGTCATCACGGACATCGCCGACCAGACCAACCTGCTGGCCTTAAATGCCGCCATCGAGGCGGCCCGGGCCGGCGAGGCCGGGCGCGGCTTCGCCGTGGTCGCCGACGAGGTCCGCAAGCTGGCTGAAAAGACCATGGCCGCCACCGGCGAGGTGGGCCAGGTCATCAAAGCCATCCAGAACGGCACCTTCGACAACATCCGCCACATGGAGCAGGCCTCCGGGGCCGTGGACAAGGCCACGGAACTGGCCGGCAGCTCAAGGGCGGCGCTTGGCGAAATCGTGCGCCTCTCCGGCGACGCCGCCGCCCAGATCGGCTCCATCGCCGGAGCCTCGGACGAGCAGGTCGCGGCCAGCGAACGCATCAAGACCGCCATCGACCGGGTGCGCGAACTGTCCGGCCGCACCACCGACGGCATGGTCCGCTCGGCCGGCACCATCGAGGCGCTCGGCGGCGAGATCGAGGAACTCATCAAATTGAACGGGGTGTTCAAGCTCATCGGCCAGGGCACGGCCCAGGACGCGGTGGAACGGCTGGCCGCCTCCCCGGACATGACGGGACTCGCCCAGGCGGACATGGAACGCCTCATGCGCGGCGTGTTGTCGCAAAACGCCTTCCTGGAACTCCTCTACGCCACCAATGCCCAGGGCATCCAGATCACGGAAAATATCGCCCCGGCCGGCTTCCCGACCAGTTCCTCGGGTTCGGTCAAGGGCAAGAACTGGTCCACCAGGCCCTGGTTCACCGAGGTCATGCAGAAAAAGGACACGTCCATCTCGGCCATCTACGTGTCCGAGGCCTCGGGCGAGTACTGCCTGACCATCTCCACGCCCATCTTTTCCGGCGACCGCATCGCCGGGGTGCTCGGCGCGGATATCAAAGTGTTTGGATGATCCCCTACTCCAGGCCATAGCGCTTGACCTTGCGCCACAGCGACACCCGGTCGATGCCGAGGATGCGGGCGGCCTTGGACTTGTTGCCCTCCACCTCCTCGAGCACGTCGCGGATGTAGCTCTTCTCGTGCGCCTCAAGGGTCG
This window contains:
- a CDS encoding methyl-accepting chemotaxis protein, translating into MRMSLQLRLTIGTIIGFFLVVLVASGVSFWRLSDLADQAGATLSRTQADLGQNANPAVRDDLRALARRLDALPAETASVSALASILAAVLLAALFLWTINRSLMRPLERLAAYAKSVGGGKAAPLADDGRFIGRLGLLKDSLEAMVRIMEERLALAKAKAAEVEAAADAAEQASREATRAGKKDETRRMGMLAAGETLEGVADSIKKATADLRGEAKEVSLGAEEQKTCIDDTAASVSVMFDSTVAVAKSAEMAAEAAEQARSQATDGAAVVDDSVAAIGEVSTLTASLTANMAELGRQAESIGEVMTVITDIADQTNLLALNAAIEAARAGEAGRGFAVVADEVRKLAEKTMAATGEVGQVIKAIQNGTFDNIRHMEQASGAVDKATELAGSSRAALGEIVRLSGDAAAQIGSIAGASDEQVAASERIKTAIDRVRELSGRTTDGMVRSAGTIEALGGEIEELIKLNGVFKLIGQGTAQDAVERLAASPDMTGLAQADMERLMRGVLSQNAFLELLYATNAQGIQITENIAPAGFPTSSSGSVKGKNWSTRPWFTEVMQKKDTSISAIYVSEASGEYCLTISTPIFSGDRIAGVLGADIKVFG